In the Armatimonadota bacterium genome, TCCTGCAGGTCGACCAGCAACGCGTCGACACGCGCCAGCATCTGACGCGTGGGGCGAAACGTGCCGCCGTAGAGGCTGAAGACCGGCGTGCGGCCCGGAATGGTGGGGACGGCCTCCCCCGCATCGTACGTGCCGTCGAGTCCGTGTTCGGGCGCGAACAGCGCCGTCAGCCGGACCTCCTCGACGTCGGCCAGCAGGCGGGCCGAGGGGGTCCCGTCCCGATTGACCCCCGCCTGGTGCGTCACCAGACCGAGGCGACTGCCGCGCAGGGCGCGCAGGTCTTCGAGCAGACGGTCGATGCCGGGGCGCACCGCAGGGGGCGCGCCACGGGGCCCGACGGCCTGTAGCGCAGCCAGCGGCCGGGCGGCTGGCCAGAGCATGGCGGCCAGGGCTACGCACCATACGACCGGGAAGCACACGACCGGTGAGGACACGCGGCGCATACGGCCTCCTTGTTTCGACGCGGGCGTCGGGGGAGCCTTGTCTGCACTGTGCCCATCGAGTGGGGTGGACCCGCCTGGCACACCGTCCGCCGGCGGCCCGGGGGAAACGGGGCCGGTATGGGGAACTGAAAGCGGCGCGATCTCGCCGACGGACGATCGGACGCGCCGGCACCGCGGCGCCGGGCGGTATCGGCGGAGCAGTCCGCGGCGTCGAGAGGACGGTGGGGCAGGGTGTGGATCGCGGTGAAGGCGCAGCACATCCTCGACGGCACGGGCCGGCCGCCCATCGAGCACGGGGTGGTGCTGATCGAAGGCGAGCGCATTCGGGCCGTGGGGCGGCAGGCGGACGTGGCGATTCCCGAGGGCGCGCAGGTCTACGACTGCGGCACGCACACCGTGCTGCCGGGGCTGGTCGACGCGCACTCGCACGCCTCGATCGTTCCCGGGCTGGGCGACCAGATCGGGCAGTTGCGCCAGCCGCCCGCTCGCCAGCTGCTGCGGGCGGTGCGGAACCTGCGCACGGACCTGCGCGCGGGGGTCACCACGATGCGGGTCGTGGGCGAGGAACACTTCATCGACATCGAGCTCCGGGACGCCATCGCGGCCGGCCGCCTGCTGGGGCCCCGGCTGCGCGTCGCGACGCGCCCCATCACCGCGCGCCACGGGCACGGCGCCGCGCTCACCTTCTCCGACGGCGAAGACGCGATTCGCCGGCACATCCGCGAGAACGTGGCCGCCGGCTGCGACCTGATCAAGCTCTTCATGACCGGCGGCATCTCGAGCACCGCGGGCGGTGCCCTGTGGTATGCGTATACGCCGGCCGAGCTCGCTGCTGCCGTGGACGAGGCCCACCGCAACCAGCGGCCGGTCGCCGTGCACGCGCACGGCGGCCCGGGCCTGCGGCTGTGCATTGCGGCGGGCGTCGACACCATCGAGCACGGCAAGCTGGCCACGCGCGACGACCTGGAGGCCATGCGCCGTCGAGGCATCTGGCTGGTCACCAACAACGCGGTCAGCGGACACCCCGAAGGCATCGAGCGCGGCGACGGGCACAACCCGGTGATCATGGCCAAGCTGCGCGAGGCCCGGGCGCATGCCCCCGAGAACTTCCGCCACGTGCTCGAGAGCGGCGTGCGGTGGGCGTTGGGCACCGACGCCATGCACGGCCTGATGTGGTGGGAGATCGCCCAGGTGGTGGCGTGGGGCGCCGATCCGCACGACGCCATCCTGGCCGCCACCCGCCGGGCGGCCGAGG is a window encoding:
- a CDS encoding amidohydrolase family protein, coding for MWIAVKAQHILDGTGRPPIEHGVVLIEGERIRAVGRQADVAIPEGAQVYDCGTHTVLPGLVDAHSHASIVPGLGDQIGQLRQPPARQLLRAVRNLRTDLRAGVTTMRVVGEEHFIDIELRDAIAAGRLLGPRLRVATRPITARHGHGAALTFSDGEDAIRRHIRENVAAGCDLIKLFMTGGISSTAGGALWYAYTPAELAAAVDEAHRNQRPVAVHAHGGPGLRLCIAAGVDTIEHGKLATRDDLEAMRRRGIWLVTNNAVSGHPEGIERGDGHNPVIMAKLREARAHAPENFRHVLESGVRWALGTDAMHGLMWWEIAQVVAWGADPHDAILAATRRAAEAIGMGQEVGSLEPGKLADLISVDGDPLRDVTCLQRVGLILQAGRRVDTLSPD